The following DNA comes from Meleagris gallopavo isolate NT-WF06-2002-E0010 breed Aviagen turkey brand Nicholas breeding stock chromosome 13, Turkey_5.1, whole genome shotgun sequence.
ACTGCTTTCATAGAGGTTGGTTGGGTTGCACTGAactttgctgctgtgctttgtagTGCTGTGTTCTACTCCTAGCACGTGGCAAAGGCCAGAGATCCTATGAGGGCTGTGTGTGCCTTTCCCTTCTTCACAGCAAGTCTGACTCTAAAACAGCTATTAAACAGGGTGACAAAGAGGTCACTCCTTGTTTAAGAGAGCCCTTCTGTAATCCTATCCATTAGAAGAATGAAAAGGGAGTATTGCTGtacccttctttctttcctcacgTCTACACAAttatgagaaaaataagaacatagAAGATGTTCATCTTGACATGAAAAATGGTacagaaagaaggaatattGCCATAGACTAAGAATCTTGCCcatatttcttttccctcacaCTGAACCAGTTTCTCAGAAGTAATCActgaaaggttttgttttggaattcttcttatttttatagGTATATCCAATTTCTCTGTTAGAGGAAATTTCTTACTAgacttctgtttaaaatatttgaagaagaATTTTACTCCTTTCAAAATATAATTGTGCAAAATATTGATTAAGACAAGCTGTCCATTTTTTACTTGAATAGTAACTAATAAATAAGAccaaggcaaaagaaaaagcaaaacaaagcagaaaaccttaaagatttaaatgaaatacttcaGCCTACATCATATAAGTGTAACTAgttgtttaaaaattaattcctaTCATATATTGCATGCTATGTATATTTTCACCATAGGCCATGTAATATGACTGACTTGTATTAGTAGTGAAATATGACATAGTAGCTATGCTGTTCTTTATCAGtcctgcatttttatttgcaatttttttttttaagtcagcttctgttctcctttctgtATGCTGTACTCATgcttaatattaataaaatgagggctttgttttttgtgtATTTAGCACAGAAGTAATAATAATTGCAACTTTGTAATAGTTACAAGTTTGTAATAGTATGACTGAGTTATTTGTTCTCTTCTGAGTTAACAGTACTGTCAATACCTGGATTTATCCTGCTCTTCTTAAAAAACTATAACATTCTTTACTTACAGTGTGCAATTACAAGGGTTAATTGTGTCAAAGAAGTTTAAGTGATGTAAAAGAACCACTTTATAATACAGGCTATGGTATTTGGAGTTGATTCCTAAACTATAGCCTGTACAACCTAGCTTGACATAGCTGCTAAATAGTTTGGGGCAAACAAACCTCAGCATATCACTTAAAACACAGATGCTAATACATCTGTTCAGTGCAAGAGGAAAAGAGTTGTTTCTGAAGTAAGATTAGACAATGGAgccaatttcattttttatgcaTGTGAATGTAGAGTGCTTGAGGTTATTAGTTGAAACTGAGTAACCTTTCCAGgctttcatctctttctcttcAAATTTGAATATGAAAAGCATACTCAAGTCAAAGACCATCACTTTAATGACATTTGGCAGtcatttgatttattagattttagaaaaaaaaattcctttaaatatttcatcattCTATGCTAATCCTAGTAATATTGCCAGCTGAAGCCATGTACCTGTATTAGTGGAGACAGAATGGTGTGGAATTTTCTCTGTCATCCTAGTAAAATTTCCATGAATCTACTGAATAATAAAACAACCTTATTGAAATATTCAGATTTGGGTTTTTAGTTAAAGTGTCTTAGGATAcataataaaaggaaatgtcTTTTGAAAGGAGGGGGTAAAATTACTTCATCAAATATTGAAAGGGCTTGACAGCAATGGAAATTGTTCTATATGATGGATATTTTTACAATAGAATACACCTGCTTTTCAGTTTGATTAATAATATAATTTGCTTGGAAAAACATAGGCTATCTACATAATAAATTAGTGTATTGATTTGTGGTTCTAACACTGAATCTAGAATGCTGATCTTCTGAATGAAATTCATTGCTTCAAATGACCTACATTTACCATAAGGTCTCATTGAAATATTTACTaggggaaatatttttaatatagttgTGAacgtgaaaagaaaaaagtaagaaaatataaatatattttttaaatgtttctgtacTGCAAGGAGCTTTGTTTATTGTTTGCTGACTCTCATCTTCGAATGCTCATCTATGTACTTCAGTATTGAAATTgtaatggcttttctttttttaaaatcacagttACCTATTGAAATATTTGTGACTCTACCTGTCAGATCTGACATGTCTACTTAAAGACAATAAAACTTATTAAAATATACTTATAGTACAGACATTGCTAGGTGATACAAAACAATTTCATATAAGCAAtagaaaaaatgtcattttagcTAAAGGTTCTGATGGAGACCAATTGGGATACTTAATTATCATATTGTTAATTTTACCATTTAACGGTATTTGATTTTACTGGACAAGTTCAGTGTATGAAATTGAATTCCATATGTACAGTGTTACTTAATATGCCCAAGTACTTTGTGATTTGACTTGGTGATTTTATTGAACTAATTGTAGAACAGTCTGCAGTAGGCATCTAAGTCTAAACGTTCTCCTTCATTGGCAAATGTCTGATACCTTGTATTACTGAGCCTATTTCAGGTGGCTGTGGGAACAACATACAGATGACTTTGTTTACAGTTAGAAATAATGGCAACTGAAATCTGTAGTTCAGATATCATTAATGTATGAAGCTAGCCCCAGCTTATTCTTCTCTAGCAGAGTatgactatttaaaaaaaaaaaaaaagtgttttcaacACCACTTGTAAATCAGTATCTGTTCCAGCAATACTCTCAACTTCAAACCCTGGGGCTTTAGAATCTCATTGTGTCTATGTCAAAATCAATCAGTAAATGTTTATACAAAACACCCAATGTTTTACACGTGCATGTTTATGTGTTTTAGGTAACActtcaagaaatgaaaaagaattcttatttgtattttatctttaaatagGCAACTGAAAAAATCCGGATTGAAATTATATCGCTTGGTCTTTTTGAGTCACGAATTGTAGAAGATGAAACAATACAACAACTATTTGTAGAATGCAGGTTTTACAATTTCACTGCACACGAGACCCCAGTGTCACTTCCAAAACCACCAAGTGGACAGAGGGTTCACTATAACTATAGCAGTGGTAAGTATAACGAATTTCtaatcagatttattttcttctttaaattttcttctaaatcaAAACCTATCAGTAAAGTCTATGTCCTTTATATGATAGTTGGATTTATTTGTGTTCAGTTGTATTTGTTTGGTTcccaaatattttcagaactgttaCAAATTTTCTCAAGAAATACTAGGGTTGCAACTAGCTAGTAAATAATAAACCACTGAATTATGCTTCTGTAAGAAATGATGATAGTACAGCGTGTTTAAGCATACTGCTAGTCtggaattttgaaaaatagatttCATATAACTCAAAGTAGGTATGGTATCTGATGACACAGCAGGTGAGCATTCCCTATAACTATGTACAACTAAAACAGTTCAAAAGAGAAATTGGACTTGACCATCGCTTGGGATTATTCAGTAGTCCCTTAGTATGAACTTTTTGAAGTGGTTTATTCAGCAGTGTTTAATACTAATACCTTGTTGTATTCTTCAAATTACTTAATCTTGCATCCTCcatgctgttttctgaaaagcacCTGAAAATGGTTTGTCAATACGTAATGTAATTTACACTAATAGCATCTAAAGAAGTGTTGTAATGATTGAGGAACAGCTCCTATTaactaattatttttccagCAATTCCATGGTATTTCAATTTACTTattcattaactttttttttttttttgctattaaatTCTACTACATTTAAGAGTCGGTCTGGATGCCTCATGTTGTCTGGAGCATTAATTAAgtaatgtatttttaactgaGAATATCTTGGAGAAGATGAATCATTTTGCTATTTGGAAACACCACTAATAGAGACATTCATTTTTAAGTGGCTTTGTAAGTCATATCGCAGTCAGATCTTTAAAACTGTAATTCTGATTTTTAGAAGGAGactgcaaagatttttttccattaacttATATCCTTCTGATATTCACAAATTATTGAATTACCCCTAAGTTGAAGACTGTAACGCCCTGTAAATGTTGCATTGAGAATTTTCTTCGCTATTGTGCAAATACCCATATGAGGGAAAATATAGGATAGGTTAAAATGCTTTAGTTAATTTCTGTATCTTTGAGGAAGACACTAATCTTTGTATGGctttaggaaaaacaaagaacaaaaagtagagAACACTAcaaactgcatttcatttgctGAGGCTTACCTCCATTTAAACAAATGGGAGTCCTGTCATCGCATGAGACATATGAATAAGGCATCAGATAAATAAGAACTTTTAGCTTAACAGTATTCTTCTTGCTAGCTGCTGTAAACAATTATCCAAATATGCTAGACAGAAAGCAattattgaaatgaaatttataaAACCACATTGAAATAACACCATAAGCCAACAAAAGCAGTCTAGCACTtgatttctcttccttttagAGTTGTAGTTGTTTAGCATGTAAGAAACATTCaggcagcattaaaaaaaagttcttacCCAGTCTTGTGACTCATGTGTTTTGGATATGATCTAAGCGTaatattagatttttttaattattaactCCACAAAGTACAACTTGCAAAACATAGTGAAGTTAGAACAGATAAGTTAAAAGTGGGAAAGAAGAACCAGTAATGAATAAGGAATGAAATTACAGCCCCTTCAGACAATtatgaaatttaaatatatttcaagctGTGATATTGGAAGACACTATCATGCTTTGCAGAGTCTGTAATTCCTAATGAATCTTGAACTGGTAGTGCTATATTGTACTATTTCTGCTATCAAAATTTGGCTTCAtaactgcttttttgtttgctctctATTTGCAATTGTAGAACTGCTTAAACTTTAAAATTTTCTAGCAAATAAATATCAGAAAGTGGTTTTGGTCTTAGTTTCTCCAGGATTATATTCCACAGTATTGTAGTaatattgttattatttgtgGAGTTTTGTTTACATGTTGGTTGCCAATTTCTGCTTAAAATTAGCTTTGCACgtggtggggggaggggggagatgAGTCTCCTGTTTGATATTGTCAGTTGGAAAGCCTGCAAGATAACAGTAATGAAATCTGCATGTGTGTTTACTATAGCTTTATGGcatcttttatttgtttaatacTGTCTTATCATGTCTAGTTAGAACTCAACATGTTGAATATTTGAGATtaattgaatattttctttaataaaaatgagatttgcatcaggagaaagaaatgtgcTTTGCACTTAGAAGGAAAGCTAGTGTTCTAGGTTTTGCATAGAAAAAATATGTACATCCATAAGTATTCCAAAATCattaattataaatatttttattttttatttgagcAGCTCAAGTTTTAGACGTGCCTCAGCTGATACAGAAGactcaggtttttttgtttaaaaaaaaccaacagattgTTTCTATATCTGTTCAacatcttttgctttctttggttCATGTGTAACAATGTGTACAAGAAGGCTTATCAAAAATCAAATCACTAATCAAAAAGCTTTCTCAATTAACATGTGATTATGTGGACAACCTTGAAGTACGAGTATAAGAAGACCAAAGGAGTGGTAAAATTTCATAACAGAAATGTAGACGTGCTTCACAGTGattattccttttttccatTAGTGCTCAACACAATATGAGGCATTCTTTTATCGTTGTGATAAACTTCTATCTGCTTCATCACATGCACATTTAGCTCTGTTAGAAATTGCATTATGGAAGTAGTGTTCTGTAACACAACCAACTATGTTGTTATTTAGAATTGCAGTGATTTTTAGTAAGATTCAGGGATGCTGTAGCTTTTCAGATTGTGGTGCTGCTTTAGGATGAACTTGGAAATTATAATTTTAGATGCAAACGGTCACAAGTTAATGTTGAATGATTTTTGCAATTAACTGGATAGAAACATGAGATGTTCTGTGCCTTGGAGCAATCTTATAATTCTAAGTTCAAGCAGTACTAAGGGGTGATATGAAAGCAAGTTATTCATCACTGCGTAAAAATGTAAGTTCCTTTTTGCTATggttaatcatttttttccccagatgtgGAAGAAGTTCTTGTGTTGAATGTTTTACTTGCTAGCCTGAGTTCCACTGAGTTCAAACTCTTTAGATTTGTAAATagatttccattttaaaattattttagataCAGGATTAGCAAACTTAGGAAATTCCAGTTTGAATTCttctggggaaaggaagaatcTGTTGATGTGGCTGCTCCTTTGAAGTTCCTTGGCTGTCCAtctgtctccctgctgcctcccatCGTTTCCTGTGATGGCCCCAAGTGTACTTGGCCATGAGAGTCGCTAGCACATGTGGAAAGTCATGCACTTACCCAAAAGAATAGCAGATGGCAGTAACAGCTTCTTTTAGCCTGTCCAAGAAATTAACCATGTTGTGGGGAGAATCTTAGGAATCCAAGCACCAATGCTTTGCTCCCTGCTAGTAGGGGAAAAGGTGCTGAATTGCAGATTGCTTTCATTGTATGGTTCAAGTGCTGGCTATTTTCTCTAAGTAACTACTTTCTAGTAATGATTACCTAAGAGTTGAGAAGCAGCTttggagaaaactggaaaactgGGAAAACTGGTGGCTCTACAAGATGTGCTTCCTAGAAGAATTCTTTGATAGAGATACGATCCTCAATAAATTCCTTGGCAAGGAATAAATATGAGCCTTCTTATCTCTACTTTGTATATCTATATTCCATTACTCTGCATCTTGGTAAAATTATTAACTTTTGTTAAACAAATAAATTGGATAACATATGAGAGCATGAGATAATTTAAAGCTTTATACCAACATGTAGAGAAATAAACCTTAATTTAtgtggagaaggaaagagaggtgggttgtttctttcttggtttgcttttttaCTACAGTTAAAGAGTTACTAGAGGCTCttgaataataataaagattATGGAATTTAAAGAGACAAATTTCTAACTCCTGCTGCCttcaaaaacaaggaaaaaaaagttcctaGGAGCTATGTTTATTACTCAGAGCTATATTCATGCTACTTCTGTCCTCAAACATTTTTGCAACTGCTTTACTAGTTCTTGTAATActgattttcagttttcccATACAGGCTTTTAATAATCTTTTGGAGTAGTTTAAGCTCTTGTAATACTTGTTGGTTGATAGCATGTGCAAGAAATAAGCAGCTTTCTTAATACAAGATGCCCAAAAAACCTCCTAAAAAATTTCTTAAAactctgttttttattattttgttgtttttccaaagCAAGACTATTTATTTGCTGTAGGTCATATtaatggtaaaaataaaaaataaaaaagaataaatgctggttcataaaggaaaacattagATGGCTTTCAGAGCGTTCACACATACTCCTCAGGCTGTGGATTTTCTTCAGTCCATTGGTCTAGTTGTTCCTCTTATTGAAATATTGTGGCAGGAAAGGAGGATTAAATTACTGAGGCTGTCAAAAAGGACAAGCATTCTGCCATAAGTTATCATTATCACTAGGTTCCacagtggaagaaaatacagtaaatcCCTTCAAATACAAAGCAGTAAAGACCACTGGCTTTTAAAATCATGACTGCTATTGCCATTAACAGAAAATGACAGCTATGTGGCATGCTTAGATGCTGCTTGTATCTTTTTTGACAGTATGCACATAAACCTGCCAGTGACATGCCATTAGATCACATGACCTTTCAAATTTGATTCTAGCATTATTACTTTTCCTTAGGAAAGACAAGGGAAttagatgtttatttttctttgttcttttcttcatgATCTTTCTTGTAGAAGATGAAAAATAGTCTGTAAGTAATTATATTAATTCCAATTTGCTTTGCAGTGATACGTGTGGATAAGGCAAATAATCTCGCAAGAAGAGAGTATCTCAAGTCTATACTTCAAAAGCCAGATCTAGAAACTGACAGGTACATATTAGCACAGAAAAACTCCATAAAAGGTCTTAATAAAGAATGCTTAAGGTTTGCCTTTTGGCTTGTCTTGTTCCTTGACTACACTGACATATCTAATGAACTAGAGagaattttatttcagctggGAACATTACCTACATCTTGCAGTGGTGATTGATATGCGTTTCTTCCCTGGAGTAGGGTTGTGTGGCGTGGGATATCACTGTCTCTTTTATTGTTATGTTATGTGTTTAGTGCTATGTTTTGAGATTTTTGTTAACAATCTTGATTTGCAAGAGCGTGAGTCTATCATCAGCATTTTATCagtaatgaattttaaaaccGCATATAGCAGAGTAGTGcactttttgctttctgaatttaAAGAACTAAGGGTGTGAAAGCTTTGAAAAGTATTCTTTAGCCCTAGAATTTCCAAAAACCTATTTATAATTTGATTCCGCAGTTggctattatatatatacatatcatAAAGTGTAAATTAGTCTTGTCTGAGCtaataataaaagaatttttttttcattttttgagttAGCGTGCACATTACTTTGAGTAAATGAATAACAAATATTGATTCTATTTACTCTTGAAggtaaatcttaaaaaaaaaaataattgagccattattaattaaaatataaacttaatttgcagaagagaaagtttGTTGATTCTATTTGAAATGTAGGTTAGTTGTCCATctctaaaatactttttattcaATTTTATAGTAGGATAGGGTGATCcctcttcattctttttcccttctaaaGCGAAGTTTGATGACTTCAGGAAATAGATTTTATTGAAATGGAGCAGGGAACTCCATGAAATGATCCTTGTGGGAATGGAAAATATCACAAAAAGAATTCTGAAGTTTGGAAATGCAAATGACATAAGCAAGCAGAAGGCTTGTTTTATCATATAGAATAGGAAAGTAGATAACGTGCTCTATTAAGAATTTAATGAAACAGAggacaaaatattctttttttttcctttggagatAACTCAGTGAGGGAAACTAACTAGTCTTTTAGGCTGCGATTTCACCTACAAATACTGCAATGTCTGTACTAAATATTTACCAAATCTAATGTAGATGGATTGAGTTGAAAAGTTCAGActtgttttgtttaagaaataaggtacaacaacagcagaaagctCTTTTTCCGGAAAAGAAGCATTCATCTTTTATTGTCACTATCATAGTAATGTTACTACATAGgttgttttatttgttctcaCTGTGTGATGTTTTGGTTCTGTGTTGACTAAACAGCAAGGCAGGAAGTCCATCAGTAGACAGTTCCCCACTTCAGCCTAGCAAGAGTACCaccaagaaacaaaatttatgGAAGGATTGTTATACACCAAATCTTTTCagttctgtgcatttttaaacCTGACCAAATTATATCTTCAACATGTTTTCTATCACAGGCCCTACAAAACTAATATCAGAGCTTTTTTAGCTGAGGCAGGAACTGAACTTAACATTAAGCTTTATAGTTCAGGAAACCCAATTATCAAGGATGTAAATATCATTGAAAACTGCCCCAATGTGCTTTAGTCTGACACTTTATTGATGTTTGTACTGTGCCATCTTACAGGAGCAGTGATAGTATATTAAGTGTATTGAACTGTGTAGTATGTTTTCAGGTGAACTCACTGTCACAAATGTTGTTAGAAATGATGCCCATAATGATTAATTCCATATTAGAACATAAATAGATACATTACATGTGATCATGCAATCTCATGCCTCACACCACTTATAAAATCAAAAATTGCATAGATTAGAATTTACTAAGGCTATGTCTGTGTTATCAAGCAGTGGGAGAGAATCTTTAGAGCAAAGTGTTTGTTGCTAATGCTCTGATATTCACTATACACAGATTTTGGGATGATTTTCACAATTCATAGTACTCCTAGCTGATCCTATTGACTGAGTGTCTTTTTGCAGCAGAATGCTGCAGGGCTACTTCTGGAGCACGTCTGGTTTTGACTGTTTCAGAAAGAATCCAGTTAACACATTCCAAGACTACTTTGCAAACAAAAGAACTGTAACTGGGGACAGCTGAAAAGTTTTACTTCATAACAAGCAATACATACATCCAAGCCCGGACACTTTCATGCACTGTGGCCTGGCTGAACTGAAGTATTGGAACTTCTCTTACAAGCTTTGCTATCAAAGATTTTAGCCAATGCAACATAGATGATATTTAGTCTAAACAAAAATACCCattattgcttttaaatgttttgtaaattaattttctgaaaaacCTGAAAGTACATAGGTATAAACTTGGTTTTATGAATGGGAAAAAGTGTAAAGAAACTAAGTGACTTCTGTTCTTCTGCTACTGCTAAATAATGGTAAAGAGGGAGGGATAATATGACAGAAAGGGTCTCTCGAACTAttgtttttattgaaaacaTTGCACATCATTAATAGAGAGATCTGGTTTATGCTTAACTGGTAAAATAGAGCCTTTTGCCTTCTTTATAAGTTTTTGAGTTGATTTTAAACCCTTTTGAAGgtaaaaaattcttttttttttttctttttttgcttagCCTACTATTTACAGTGGTTAGTGATCCCCCAGAAGATAAACAGGATCTTGAATGTGAAGATATTGGTTTTGCTTATGTCAGTTTGAGAGAGATATTTCAgaaaggaagggatgtcatTGAGGAAGATATTTCTGGTAAGTTTTAGACTTTATTGTTACCTTACTGAAACCAGTAGTTACttgaatttcttctttgcacAAGAAATTCAAGCAGTATTGTCTAAGTAGTTGTTTGACATTGTCTGAATAAGAAATTTCTTAATATCAACCAGATATCTCCCCATTAGTTTACAAACTTTTCAAAACTGTCATTTCG
Coding sequences within:
- the LOC104909284 gene encoding protein fantom-like — encoded protein: MVDEDDRYTDDSVESETDSDDCIVTSPISKNIIQATEKIRIEIISLGLFESRIVEDETIQQLFVECRFYNFTAHETPVSLPKPPSGQRVHYNYSSVIRVDKANNLARREYLKSILQKPDLETDSLLFTVVSDPPEDKQDLECEDIGFAYVSLREIFQKGRDVIEEDISVFDSQDDSAIIGKLRVTVEALHALRSVYEECKDD